Sequence from the Acidimicrobiia bacterium genome:
CCAACGAACTGACGGAGCCTCGAGATGCGCGCCGCCGTGGTCCGATCCTTCGACGCACCACCGAAGTACGAGTGGTTCGCGACGCCGGAATCGAACGATCCCAACGAGGTCGTGGTCGATGTGCTCGCGGCCGGGCTCCATCCACGGGTGCGCAGCGGCGCATCGGGTCGCCACTATTCGAGCACCGGTTCGTTGCCCATCGTCCCGGGCATCGACGGCGTCGGACAGTTGCCCGACGGCCGGCGCGTCTACTTCGTCACGGTCGACGACGCGCGCGGGTCGATGGCCGAGCGCGCGGTCGTCGACGTGCGCCGAACGGTCCCGCTGCCCGAAGGCGTCGACGTCGTGAAGGTCGCGGCCGCGATGAATCCCGCGATGTCGTCGTGGGTCGCGCTGCGCCGGCGCGTGCAGCTTCAACCGGGACAGTCGGTCCTCGTGCTCGGCGCGACCGGCAACGCCGGGTCGATGGCGATCCAGGTCGCGAGACGCCTCGGTGCCGGTCGTGTGATCGGTGCGGGCCGCAATCCGGGGCGACTCGCCGCGCTGTCGGAGCTCGGCGCCGACGAGGTCGTCGCGCTCGATGACGCGAGCGTGCTCGGAGCCGCGGCCGCGGATGTCGACGTCGTCGTCGACTACGTCTGGGGTGCCCCGGCCGTGCGGGCGATGGTCGCGATTCTCGAGGCGAGGGCCGACCGCAGCCGCGCCCTCGACTGGATTCAGATCGGCGCGGTCGCGGGGGCCACGATCGAGCTGCCCTCGGCGGCGCTGCGGGCGGCCAACCTTCGAGTGCAGGGCAGCGGTCAAGGCGCGGTGAGCACTGCCGCCTACGTCGCCGAGCTGCCGGCGCTGGTCGACGAGATCCGGCGGGGCGCGATCGCCGTGCGGACGCAGGCCGTACCGCTCGCCGAGGTGGAACGAGCCTGGTCGGCAGCCGAGACCGCGGGCGTCCGTACCGTGCTGGTTCCGGACGTGCACTGCTGTGTTGTCCCGCGAGGTTGGTCGCGTGGGTGATGGGTGGGTCGCCTCCGAGGGCGGTGTGGCCGCGGTGATGGTTGTAGAGGTGTAGCCAACGGTCAAGAGCGCGGGCTCGCTGACGGTTCGATGTGTAGAGGCGGGCGTATGCCCATTCGTCGGCGAGGGTGCGGTTGAATCGCTCGATCTTGCCGTTGGTTTGTGGTCGTCGAGGTCGGATCCGCCGGTGCTCGAT
This genomic interval carries:
- a CDS encoding zinc-binding alcohol dehydrogenase family protein, which gives rise to MRAAVVRSFDAPPKYEWFATPESNDPNEVVVDVLAAGLHPRVRSGASGRHYSSTGSLPIVPGIDGVGQLPDGRRVYFVTVDDARGSMAERAVVDVRRTVPLPEGVDVVKVAAAMNPAMSSWVALRRRVQLQPGQSVLVLGATGNAGSMAIQVARRLGAGRVIGAGRNPGRLAALSELGADEVVALDDASVLGAAAADVDVVVDYVWGAPAVRAMVAILEARADRSRALDWIQIGAVAGATIELPSAALRAANLRVQGSGQGAVSTAAYVAELPALVDEIRRGAIAVRTQAVPLAEVERAWSAAETAGVRTVLVPDVHCCVVPRGWSRG